In the genome of Massilia sp. W12, the window TTGAGTTGAAAGCGGATCGGCTCTGCAGTGCTGTCGAGCGGCATAATGCGGCCAATCACCTTGCATAATTCAAGCGGCGCCGGCAACGCGCCGAGCAATGGCGCGCCGGCAGGAATCAATTGCACCGATTCAATTGCGCCGCCATTCGTAGCCAGGGCCGCATCGCCGCCGCCAATTACGCTCGCAGGAATCGTCAGACCGGCCAATTCGGCACAGCTCAGCGGGCTGGCGCTGATGCTGGAAGTTGCTGCGCCCTGGGCCAAAGCGGGCATACTCAAGAACAAACTGCTGCAAGCAAGCAGCGCTTCTAATATGCGATTTTTCTTAAACTCGATCATAAAGCATTCCTTATTAAGCAAAGCTGATACAGGAAAACCAAGCCTGGATGGTCTGCTTTCAGACAGTGCAGCTTGGCGGCGAATGCATTCAAACGAGGCAGATTGTAGAGATCGAATTTCCTTGCGGCAACATAATTCATCTGTATAACAGGTTTTTTTATGCTTTTTTTACGAGGAACCAACGACACATGGGGGCGGCCTATGCCGCGCAAAGCGCAGCATAGGCCGTACAGCAACAGCCGGCGACAGCTTAATCATCGTCTTCTTCATCCTCATCGACACAGACAAAGCTGGCGGCCAGATTGATATCGCCGGCGCGGTATTGCGGCCATTTCGGATATTCGCACAGCGGACGGCTGCGACCTGCGGTGGCCGGCATTTTATCGTACACAATCTGATTCTCCGGACGCACACCGCTCTCCACCCAGCTCTCCAACATGCTCATCACATCCATGCCGGCATTGAAAGCCGGCCCGAGCGCATGGCCATAGCCGGGAATCTGCCAATACACAATGCTGTTGCGCGCAGTATGCCCGCCCAGATTCTGACGCAGCATCTTGTACAGCGCCTTGGTGGCGCGTGGCGCAACCACAGAATCAGCCAAGCCTTGCGCCATGATCAGCTTGCCGCCACGCGCGGCAAAGGCGCGCAGATCCGGCTTGGCGTCCAGTAAATCGGAGAGCGCCTGGATTCTGCTTTGATATACGCCGGGCTGCGCCGGGTCCACCGTGGCGCCGATCAGCCCTGGATTGGCGCTGACAAAGTACTTGATCCACTGATCATAAAACACACTGCTGAAAGGCATATCCGGACTGATTGCGCTCATGCTTGGGGCTTGCAGATTCAAGCCTAAAATGCGTTGCAGGCTGCCCGCCGGCCCCACGCCCAGGTCTGCCCCCCACACATGGTAGCCGGGATAGCTTTTCTCCCCGCTCGCCAGCCGGTAGTGAAATTTGAAGGTTTTCTTCATAGTTTTCAAATAGTCGATATTGGCGTCGGACAAACAACTGTCATCGCCGCTGTCAACCCCGCCGGGGCAGCGTAATGGCGGGCCGCCGGCCAGACCATTGGTGCTGGCGGTAGCGGGATTGAAACTGTCTTCGCAAGCTTTGACATGACTGATCACGCCATCAGTTGCGCCATCCAGCGCATCACAATGCAGGATCGCCGCATCGCGCGCCAAGCTCAGTTTGGCCTGGCTCATATACACCCCGCTTTGCGTCAGAGCGCGGCTGAGCTGACCGAATTTCAAATCCAGCGCCACCGTATTCCAGCCCGGCGCCAGGACGATCAAACCATCAAAATCCTGCGGCCAGCGCTGCGCCACAATCAATGCTTCGCGGCCACCGGTGGAGGCGCCTTGAAAATACATGCGCAATGGCGCTTGCGCATAGCGCAACTGAATCAGATAACGCGCCGCATCATGAGTTTTTTTCAGTGCATCGCCGGCATAATTGCGCAATTTTTCCGGATGCAGGGCAAATGAACCATCGCGACCGGCGAATGTGTATGGCGAGGCGGAAGTGTGGCCGGAATCGCTGCCGAAGGTGGCGTAACCGCGCGCCAGCGGCGACGCATCCGCGCTGCCCGCCATGGCGATATTGTTGACGCCTGAGGGAATATTGGCCAGCACGCCGTTATAGCCGCCGCCGCCATACATCATGGCTTTTTGATTCCATGCGGTGGGTAAATTGAGCTGGAAGCGGATCGGTTCAGCGCTGCTGTCCAAGGGGGCGATGCGGCCAATCACCTTGCATAATTCCAGCGGGGCCGGCAACGCCCCCAGCAGTGGCGCACCTGCGGGAATCAATTGCACCGATTCAATTGTGGCGCCATTGGTGGCCAGACTGGCGTCGCCTGTGCCAATCACCGACGCCGGCACTGTCTGGCTGGCCATCTCTGCGCATGTCAGCGGCATCGGGCTGATGCTATTGCCGCCCCCCTGCTGGCTGCCGGAAAAAAGCCTGACGTTCTTGCCAGGTTCTGAGGAATCCTGCCCGCCGCCGCAAGCGCTTAACAGAAAACCCGTGCTGCACAGCAGTGCCTGCAGCATATTCTTGTTTATTGTTTTCATCATGACACCTTTTTCTTGTTGTTTGCGTGCATTGCTGAATGCCGGCGTCACAGACCTGGCTGTGTGTGCCTGTGCGCGGCTGTACGACATGTGTGCTTACCCCACCTCCATAGAGAAAAAATCAATGTTTTTGATTTTGATTGCCAATTAAACAATCAAACCGCCCATGAGCATTCTTGTACACAAGTTTCCATTGGGCAATGTTTATTTTTAACGCAGCAAGTTTTTTTATGCATTTTTTATCCAACGTGCAGCTTGTGCAGCGGCGTGACTTTTTACGCGATAAGTGAGTGCGCGCGCTTGCCACTGCGGAGTGATGGCTATACCATCTGCAAAGCACATTGTCTGAACCTGAGTCGGCAAGCCGCTATTGATAAGTCAATACATGAGGCATGCATGAGTTTGTCCCATCCGATGCGACTGATGTATTACCTGCCAGCCTTGCTGGCGCTGGGCGTGGCCTATATGGCGCTGGGCTGGTTGGCGCGCTGGCTGGCGATTCCGCCCGGATTTGCCATGGCGATTTTTCCGCCGGCAGGCTTGGCCTTGGGCGCTGCTTTATGCTTTGGCTGGCGCATTCTGCCGGGCATCGGTCTTGGCTCCTTACTGTTAAACCTCTCGATCAGCAGCAATTTCCAGATCAGCAGCGAAAATTTATTGCTCTCGCTGTGCATCGCCTGCGGCGCCATGTTGCAGGCCGGCCTCAGCGCCGGCTTGATGCGGCGCTTTCATTCATACCCGTCGGCCTTGGATAACAATCGCAGTATTTTGTTGTTCATGTCCCTGGCTGTGCTGGGCTGCTGCATCAACGCCACATGCGGAATCACCGCATTGTGGCTGTTTGGCAAAATCAATCAAACCGAATTACTGCGCAACTTGCTGACCTGGTGGTTTGGCGACGCCTTGGGCGTGCTGACCATCACCCCGGTGTTTTTGACCCTGTTTGGCCAGCCGCAGGCAATCTGGCGCGCACGCCGCTTTAATTTGCTGACCCCTTTGCTGGCCACCTTGCTGATGGTGGTTTTGAGTTACGCACTGGTGCGCGAATGGGAACAAAAGCGCATGCAAACCGAATTTCAAGATCGCGCGCAAAGGCTGGTGACGAGCTTGCAAGCGCGGCTGGATTATTTTATCGACTTGCAAAAGAGCGTGGTGTCCCTGTTTGGGGCGGTGAGTGAAGTCAGTCCGCAACAATTCAATCATTTTGTGGCGCAACCGATCAGCAATTACGCCGCCTTGCAAGTAATTGCCTGGGCCCCGCATCTGCCGCATGCCAGGCGGGCTGAATTTGAAAGCAAGCTCGAAGGCGGGCGCAGCCTGCAAAGCCTCGATCCGGCCACCCTCAGCGTGCGCTTGCGCGAAGAGCAGGACGAATATTTCCCGGTGCAATACGCCGCGCCCTTACTGGACAACACCAATCTGCCTGGACTGGATTTAAGCGCCCATGCCCAGCTGCGTCAGGCGATTGCCGACGCGCGCAATGTCGGCCTGCCCAATGCGGTGATCGCCAACAGCGTCTTGCCGGGGCATCCGGGACAGATTTACGCCTGCCTGATTTCGCCAGTGTTTGACAGTAAAACGGTGGGCATGAGTGTGGCCGAGCGGCGGCGCGCGATACAAGGCGTGGTGCTGAGCATTTTGCAGCTCAGTGAAGTGCTGGAACACATCCTGGGCGAACATGACCGGCAGGCGATTTTAGTGCGCTTTGGCGACGCCTCGCGCCAGGGCCATTTGCAGGTGTTTTACGATTCCATCATACGCGAGCCGGATAACCGCGCGCAGAGTCAGGAATTCAGCCTTGATATGGGCGGACGCGAATTGCGCATCCAAATCAAGCCCACCCGCGCCTATCAGGAGCGGCAACAGGCTTGGGTTTCCTGGGGCACGCTGGTCGGCGGCATGTTGTTTGCCAGCATTGTCGGCATGTATCTTTTGATAGTCTCGGGCCGTTCATGGAGTATCGAAAGCCTGGTGCAGCAACGCACCATGGATTTGCACGCCAGCGAACAACGCCTGCATCTGGTGCTTGACTATGCCGTGGATGGCATTTTGAGCGTGGACACGCATGGCCGCATCCAACTCGCCAATCGCGGCATCTGCCGCATGCTGGGATTTTCGGCGGACGCCTTGCAGCAGCAAAATTTCTCCAGCCTGTTTTTCCCCGAAGGGCGCAGCATCAGCCTGTTTGAGCTGGCGCTGAAAAAGCACCCCACTGAAGTGATGGGGCGGCGCTATGACAATGTGCGGGTGGCGTTGGAGCTTTCGGTGGCGCGGGTGAGCGAATCGGAAGAAGCGCTGTTCATTGTGATCGTGCACGACTTGAGCGAGCGCAAACGGGTGGAGCAACTCAAAGCCGATTTCGTCTCAGCGGTGTCGCATGAATTGCGTACTCCCTTGACCTCAATTCGCGGCTCGCTGGGCTTGTTGTGCGGCGGCGTGGGAGGGCAATTGCCGGATCAGGCGGCCAAGCTTTTGCGCCTGGCCAACGACAATGCCGAGCGTCTTGCGCTGTTGATCAATGATTTGCTGGACTTTGAAAAACTGGAATACGGCGGCTTGCAGTTTTTACGCGAAAAAAATGATTTGCGCGATATCTTGCAACAGGCCATAGAAAACAACCTGGGCTTTGCACAAAAATTCAATGTGCATTTGCAGCTGGAACAATTACCCGCCGCGCCGGTGACAGTGCTGCTTGATCGCAGCAGAATGTTGCAGGTGATGGGCAATCTGCTCTCAAATGCGATTAAATTTTCGCCCGCCAATGGCAAGGTGGAAATCGGCTTGATTATGAAAGAAGGCAGCGTCAGCGTCTTTGTGCAAGATCATGGCGACGGCATTTCCGATTCCTATAAAGAACGTGTCTTTGAAAAATTCAGTCAGGCAGACAGCTCAGTGACACGTAAATACGCCGGCACCGGCTTGGGCCTGTCACTGACCAAGATGATGGTTGAAAAAATGGACGGCGAGATCGGTTTTGACAGTATCGAGGGACAGGGCGCAACTTTCTATGTCACCTTGCCGACAGTTGCGGCAGAGCGGGAGTAAGCAATGCAAACCTCAGCGTTTTTTTCCAGGCGGGATTGGTGCGCAAGCCTCGCTGCAATGCTCAGCTGCGCCATCTGCAGCGCCACGCCGCAGGCCAGCCCGAAGGCGAGCAGCGTGACCCTGCTTTACAATGAAAGGCCGCCGTATCTGGTGACCAATGCTGACGGCTCAGCCTCCGGCCTGACCGGCACGCCAGCCGCGCGCGCCTTCACCAGCGCAGGGATTTCTTTTGTGTGGGAAATCCTGTCCACCGACCGGCAAATACAAAGCTTGCGCAAAAACGCCAGTCAAAGCTGCGCCATCGGCTGGTTTCACAAGCCGGATAGAGAGGTATTCGCCAAATTCACCAAGGCGATTTATCGCGACCAGCCCTTTGTCGTGATCGCCAACCGCCAAATGCGCTTGGAAGCCGGGGCCAAATTGATCAATGTCTTGAGCGACCGGCGTCACCGCGTTCTGCTGAAAAACGGATTTTCGTATGGTGATATCGACGAGATGATGAGTAAAGCGCAGCCCAATCTGGTGTATTCCAATGGCGAAGTATTGGAAATGTTGCAAATGCTTAAAGGCAATCGCGCGGATATGATGTTCGCCGCCAGAGAAGAGGCGGAATATCTGGTGCGCCAGGCCGGCTTTAACGCCGATGATTTTCAGATTTTGCAATTTCCCGATAGTCCGCCCGGCAAGACCCGCCACATCATGTGCAGCAAATCTGTGCCGGACGAAACTATCAAACGCTTAAATGCGGCGATTCAGATGGAGTAGGGCTTACTCCTTGCCGAACAACCAAGTTCCCAACAGCGCCGCCAGGGCGCCGCCGGCTAACTGCGCCAGCATGAAAGCCGGCACATCGAGTAGGCGGATATTGACAAACGTGTCGGTGAACGCGCGCGCCAGGGTGGCGGCTGGATTGGCGAATGAGGTCGAAGCGGTAAACCAATATGCGGCGCAAATATACAAGCCGACTGCATACGGAATCGCCTCAGGCCGATTGCGCTTCAAGCCGATAATGCAAAGCAGCAAACCAAAGCTGGCCACCACCTCGGCAAACCACAGTCCGCCGCCGCTGCGCACCTGCACCCCGGAACTGATGAGCGGCAAATCAAACATCGCGTGCGCCGCAGCGATGCCCAGCACCGCGCCAGCGCATTGCGCCACGATATAGCCCGGCAAAAGACGCGGCGCCAACTCGCCGCGCCAGGCGAAATACAGCGACACCATGGGATTGAAATGGGCGCCTGACAGCGGGCCGAACAACATAATCAACACCACCAGGCCGCAGCCGGTGGCAATCGCATTGGCCAGCAGCGCCAAGGCGATATTGCCGCCGGCCAGGCGCATCGCCATGATGCCGGAACCGGCCACCACCGCCAGCAGCAAAGCGCTGCCGAGGGCTTCAGCCAGCAAAGCGCGCGCATTGCTCTGACTCATGCCACAGACTCCGCAGCCGGGGTTTGTTGCGCCAATTGACGTAAAGCCAGCTGGCGCGCCGGCGCATCCATTTGCTCCAGCGGCAAGGCCAGCATGGCGCGAATGCGCGCTTCGATTTGCGCACTGATTGCGGCAAACGCCACAGCCTGCTGCGCCGGGTCAGCGGCGGCCGGGTCCTCAAAACCCCAATGTGCGGAGACCGGGCTGCCCGGCCACAGCGGACAGGTTTCGCCTGCCGCATTGGAACACACCGTGATCACAATATCCATTTGCGGCGCTGTCGGCTCAGCAAACTCCAGCCATGATTTGCTGCGCCAGGGGTGTGTCGCCAACTGCGGCGCGAATCGGGCGATTTGCGCCAGCGCTTGTGGATGCGGCTGCCCGGCCGGTTTGCTGCCGGCTGAAAACGCCTGAAAACGGCCCGCACCCAGATGCGCAAGCCATGCTTCGGCCATGATGCTGCGCGCCGAATTGCCGGTGCATAAAATCAAAACATTCAACATACTCACTCCTGATGGGAAAAATTAACAACACTGACTGCCCGGCGCGCAGCAAGCTGCTGCCTTGGCTTTGGCCAACTCATCAATACGCATTTTGGGCTTGGGCGGCGCACAGCAGGCGCCGGCCTGCGCGCTTTCTTCGGTTTGTCCCTGTGGCGCATGGTTTTCGCCCCATACCGGAATATTGCCCAGGGTGTGGAAGGCTTCCCAGGGAATGCCAGCCGGGTCATGCACCCAATATTTATCCGATTGCGCATAACAGCATTGCGCATCGGCTTCTTCAATCACTTCCTGCTCCAGCCCGCGCAAGCGCGCGCCCAGCTCGCACAATTCGGCGGCATTTTCCGTTTGCATACCGAGATGATTCAAACCAGGGGCCACGCCGGGACGGGTGGAAATAGCGAAATTGACCTTGGGATCTTCCAGCATCCACTTGGCGTAATCCTCTTTTTGCACGCTGGGCTGGCTGCCGAACATCTGACTGTAAAAACGGATAGACGCGGCCAGATCATCGGTCGAGATATGGATATGCATGCGTTTCATATGGCTTCTCCTGAATGGACTGAAGTGGCGGGGCCGCAGCAAAGCGGATTGGCTGCCTCAAGCGCTGCGGCGGGATCGCAACTGGCGCCTTGGCAGCAGTTGTCGAGTAAGAAAGCGATTAATTCCTGCATCTTGGCGAAATTCGCGCTGTAAATCACAAAGCGGCCCTGCGTTTTGCTATGCAGCAATTGGGCGTGGCTTAATTCTTTCAGATGAAATGACAGCGAAGACGCAGGCATGGCCAGCAATTCGGCCAGTTTGGAAGCCGGCATCCCCTCAGGCCCGGCCACCACCAGCAAGCGGAAAATGCTCAAGCGCACTTCATGCGCCAGCGCCAACAGTGCAGGCACGGCGGAGCTGCTTTGGCTGCGCAAGGTCGCGCTGAGAGAGATGGAATCAGACATGATGAGCTGCGCTTTGTTTCGATATTTCGATTATTATCGAAATATCGAAACTTTGCAAGCCAGGCGATGCGATCAGATTACTGTCAAAGCAATTCGATTATTGCGCTACTGGTAAATAGATGGGCTTTTAGTTAGGAAATTATCATTAGTCACAAAGAAAGTCGCACCACTATCTAACTTTAGATACCTAAGTATCTATGTATTTTTTACACAAATCCTGGCCTGAGCAAGCAGATGACACGGTGGAGACGAGTGTGAAAAAGTATAAGTAGTCAGGAAATTAGTTTTAGGAAGCAATTGGATGGTAATCTGATAACTTCTCGCGAAGAATCACATGTGTAAGTATTGTGAATTTAAGTGTGCAAAGCTGAGTTCTGAGGTGTATTTTTGCTATAATTCCATTGTTTTCATGCAGTTTAATTGTTGTTTTGGTAATTTTCTTGAGGGGAAATAAATGAGTTATGACTATGAGAAGACCAGCGTTGATTTATATCGTGCGGTATTTAAGAGCAATTTTCCTGTTGATGTAAGTTGCTATCTGAAGCCTGATCGGGATTTGGCTGACGCATCTGACATTGCTGCAATTTTGCATCCAACTTTTGGTGTGGAAGCTGGTGGCGGAATTGCTAAGCGCCCACCTGATATTGTCCCAAATAAAATTACGGCTATGTATGAGCCGGATACGGGCGGGACGTCTGTATTTGACAGAGCAGGTGTATTACGGCGGGCAGATGGTGACTTTTATTTGCCTGAGGGAACTGAAATCCCCCCTGATTTGAAAGTTAAGAAGGACAGCTATAACGATCGTTTAAAAGCAACGCATTATACTATCATGCCAGCCAAGCCCATGTTTAAAGAAGTACTGATGGGCTATTTGGATAATTTTGTGAGAAATGCGATTCGTCGCCAATATGAAAAAGCCCGTGGCTTATAGGAGTAGAGATGAGTATCAAAGCACAAACGTTGATGGTCGCAATTCAATGCGTGAACACTGAAATTAAACGCCTGGATGCGCTATTGAATCAAGATGAGGTGGATAATCCTGAAGAAATTGAGCAACTTTTGCTCTCTTTTGATTTGGCTGCAGCAGACTTGAAGGAATCCTATGAGGCAGCGCTTGAGAAATTTGGAGAATTACCGCCATACGCTGACTTAATAAAGTAATGCCCAACTATCAAGTGCATGAAACAATATATCAACGCATCGGGAGTTCAATAT includes:
- a CDS encoding tannase/feruloyl esterase family alpha/beta hydrolase, whose amino-acid sequence is MASQTVPASVIGTGDASLATNGATIESVQLIPAGAPLLGALPAPLELCKVIGRIAPLDSSAEPIRFQLNLPTAWNQKAMMYGGGGYNGVLANIPSGVNNIAMAGSADASPLARGYATFGSDSGHTSASPYTFAGRDGSFALHPEKLRNYAGDALKKTHDAARYLIQLRYAQAPLRMYFQGASTGGREALIVAQRWPQDFDGLIVLAPGWNTVALDLKFGQLSRALTQSGVYMSQAKLSLARDAAILHCDALDGATDGVISHVKACEDSFNPATASTNGLAGGPPLRCPGGVDSGDDSCLSDANIDYLKTMKKTFKFHYRLASGEKSYPGYHVWGADLGVGPAGSLQRILGLNLQAPSMSAISPDMPFSSVFYDQWIKYFVSANPGLIGATVDPAQPGVYQSRIQALSDLLDAKPDLRAFAARGGKLIMAQGLADSVVAPRATKALYKMLRQNLGGHTARNSIVYWQIPGYGHALGPAFNAGMDVMSMLESWVESGVRPENQIVYDKMPATAGRSRPLCEYPKWPQYRAGDINLAASFVCVDEDEEDDD
- a CDS encoding MASE1 domain-containing protein, whose amino-acid sequence is MSLSHPMRLMYYLPALLALGVAYMALGWLARWLAIPPGFAMAIFPPAGLALGAALCFGWRILPGIGLGSLLLNLSISSNFQISSENLLLSLCIACGAMLQAGLSAGLMRRFHSYPSALDNNRSILLFMSLAVLGCCINATCGITALWLFGKINQTELLRNLLTWWFGDALGVLTITPVFLTLFGQPQAIWRARRFNLLTPLLATLLMVVLSYALVREWEQKRMQTEFQDRAQRLVTSLQARLDYFIDLQKSVVSLFGAVSEVSPQQFNHFVAQPISNYAALQVIAWAPHLPHARRAEFESKLEGGRSLQSLDPATLSVRLREEQDEYFPVQYAAPLLDNTNLPGLDLSAHAQLRQAIADARNVGLPNAVIANSVLPGHPGQIYACLISPVFDSKTVGMSVAERRRAIQGVVLSILQLSEVLEHILGEHDRQAILVRFGDASRQGHLQVFYDSIIREPDNRAQSQEFSLDMGGRELRIQIKPTRAYQERQQAWVSWGTLVGGMLFASIVGMYLLIVSGRSWSIESLVQQRTMDLHASEQRLHLVLDYAVDGILSVDTHGRIQLANRGICRMLGFSADALQQQNFSSLFFPEGRSISLFELALKKHPTEVMGRRYDNVRVALELSVARVSESEEALFIVIVHDLSERKRVEQLKADFVSAVSHELRTPLTSIRGSLGLLCGGVGGQLPDQAAKLLRLANDNAERLALLINDLLDFEKLEYGGLQFLREKNDLRDILQQAIENNLGFAQKFNVHLQLEQLPAAPVTVLLDRSRMLQVMGNLLSNAIKFSPANGKVEIGLIMKEGSVSVFVQDHGDGISDSYKERVFEKFSQADSSVTRKYAGTGLGLSLTKMMVEKMDGEIGFDSIEGQGATFYVTLPTVAAERE
- a CDS encoding transporter substrate-binding domain-containing protein codes for the protein MTLLYNERPPYLVTNADGSASGLTGTPAARAFTSAGISFVWEILSTDRQIQSLRKNASQSCAIGWFHKPDREVFAKFTKAIYRDQPFVVIANRQMRLEAGAKLINVLSDRRHRVLLKNGFSYGDIDEMMSKAQPNLVYSNGEVLEMLQMLKGNRADMMFAAREEAEYLVRQAGFNADDFQILQFPDSPPGKTRHIMCSKSVPDETIKRLNAAIQME
- a CDS encoding MIP/aquaporin family protein, with the protein product MSQSNARALLAEALGSALLLAVVAGSGIMAMRLAGGNIALALLANAIATGCGLVVLIMLFGPLSGAHFNPMVSLYFAWRGELAPRLLPGYIVAQCAGAVLGIAAAHAMFDLPLISSGVQVRSGGGLWFAEVVASFGLLLCIIGLKRNRPEAIPYAVGLYICAAYWFTASTSFANPAATLARAFTDTFVNIRLLDVPAFMLAQLAGGALAALLGTWLFGKE
- a CDS encoding arsenate reductase ArsC encodes the protein MLNVLILCTGNSARSIMAEAWLAHLGAGRFQAFSAGSKPAGQPHPQALAQIARFAPQLATHPWRSKSWLEFAEPTAPQMDIVITVCSNAAGETCPLWPGSPVSAHWGFEDPAAADPAQQAVAFAAISAQIEARIRAMLALPLEQMDAPARQLALRQLAQQTPAAESVA
- a CDS encoding ArsI/CadI family heavy metal resistance metalloenzyme; translated protein: MKRMHIHISTDDLAASIRFYSQMFGSQPSVQKEDYAKWMLEDPKVNFAISTRPGVAPGLNHLGMQTENAAELCELGARLRGLEQEVIEEADAQCCYAQSDKYWVHDPAGIPWEAFHTLGNIPVWGENHAPQGQTEESAQAGACCAPPKPKMRIDELAKAKAAACCAPGSQCC
- a CDS encoding metalloregulator ArsR/SmtB family transcription factor — encoded protein: MSDSISLSATLRSQSSSAVPALLALAHEVRLSIFRLLVVAGPEGMPASKLAELLAMPASSLSFHLKELSHAQLLHSKTQGRFVIYSANFAKMQELIAFLLDNCCQGASCDPAAALEAANPLCCGPATSVHSGEAI